The genomic segment TCGGCGACCCGATCACCGCGCCGACGATCAGCCAGCGCAGCGACGCCCAGTGACAGTCGCGATGATTACGGCGAAGATCATTGAGGCCGCCGAGCAGTTGCAGCAGCACGGCCACAGGCACGGCTTTGGCCGGTGGCATGAACATGCCCATCAGTGGCACGGCAGCGAGCGCGAAGCCGAACCCGGTGAAGCCGCGCAGCAGCGCGGCCGCCAGGACCGCGCTCAGCACGCCGGCGATCGCCATCGGCGACGGCAGCGTCGACCAGAAGCTCGCAGACGCCTCGGCGATCAGCTCGTGCATCGCCGTCGTCACCGCATATCGATGACGACGGTCTTCTTCTTGGTGAAGTGCTCGAGCATCGCCTCCAGCGACGCTTCCTTGCCGAGGCCCGACTTGCGGAAGCCGCCGTAGCTCAGATTCGGCTGGATGGTGAGATTCTGATTGACCTGGACGTAGCCGGCGTCGAGCCGCTGCACGGTGCGCAGCGCGCTGCGCAGATCGTTGGTCCACACCGTCGCGGCCAGGCCGAAGTCGCTGTCGTTAGCGCGCGCGATGACGTCGTCCTCGTCGTCCCATGGCTGCACGCAGACCACCGGTCCGAAGATCTCCTCGCGCATCAGCGGCGAATCCTCCGGCACGCCGGTGATGATGGTGGGCTGCAGGAACAGACCGTCCTTCAGATGCGCCGCACCGGGCAGCTCGCCGCAGCGATCCACTTTGGCGCCCGCGGTGCGCGCGCCGAGATCGATGTAGGATTCGACTTTGGCCTTCTGCCGCTGCGAGATCACCGTGCCGATATCGGTCGCCTCGTCCAGCGGATCGCCAATCTTCAGCTTGCTCACCGCCTCGCGCAGCGCCGCCACGAAAGCATCGATCAGCGAGGCGTGGACGTAGATCCGGCTGGCGGCGGTGCAGCTCTGGCCCTGACGGGTGAACCGCATGCCGGCGATCGCACCGGCGACGACCCGCGCCATGTCGGCGTCGGGGTAGACGATCATCGGGCTCTTGCCGCCGAGTTCAAGGCTGACCGGAACGATCTTCTTCGCCGCCATCTGATAGATCAA from the Rhodopseudomonas palustris genome contains:
- a CDS encoding aldehyde dehydrogenase family protein; this encodes MINIATRINPAIAPTVSEVISQLQARHLIGNALVPSVGGATLDVIDPATGQVIGKVPAASGDDVARAVEAASAAFPGWAATPARQRGKLIAAAASAIAERSEVIATVLALETGKAIRTECRGEVATAIDITTMYAGLASELKGETLPFDPQILTYTSREPLGVVAAILPWNVPLVLMMLKIAPALVAGNTVVVKASEEAPYATIEMARLMAKLLPDGVLNVICGTGRDCGAALVEHPAVAKVTFTGSQAVGELIYQMAAKKIVPVSLELGGKSPMIVYPDADMARVVAGAIAGMRFTRQGQSCTAASRIYVHASLIDAFVAALREAVSKLKIGDPLDEATDIGTVISQRQKAKVESYIDLGARTAGAKVDRCGELPGAAHLKDGLFLQPTIITGVPEDSPLMREEIFGPVVCVQPWDDEDDVIARANDSDFGLAATVWTNDLRSALRTVQRLDAGYVQVNQNLTIQPNLSYGGFRKSGLGKEASLEAMLEHFTKKKTVVIDMR